Sequence from the Phragmites australis chromosome 6, lpPhrAust1.1, whole genome shotgun sequence genome:
GAACATATGACAAAGTTACAAAAAAAACATAATTCCTGTTCATTTATGAAAGTTCTATAAACATGAAAATAACTAAGCCATACTGTCAATACAACAATTTCATGGCATGCGCATCTTCAATCAACGCAAATCACATGTTCTATTTTAAGATTCATCAATGGAGATATATTAGGCATAGTGAAAAAATGAACATGAACCTAGAATCATGCTTTATCATAGTCAGGTCATGAGTAGAGAAGGATAAATGTGCAAGCTGTTTTGCCAGTTGAGTTTAAAGTAGAATACATTTAACTTGGACCCCCAAAATGTAGAGCGGTACAAACCACTCAAAAAATAAGTGAGATACGAGTAAGTCAGATGCACATTCAGTCCAAGACATAATCAATAGGGAAAATTGTAAAAGCCCACTTACATGAAAGGGAGTTTTCTTTTCATTTACCCACTCACAAGATCTTTCAATTCAGTCTTACACTTGCAAATTTGAAGTGTTTTTAGATACCCCCTTGGATCCATATGTCGCTTTGACCATCACACGTGTGTGCCACATGGCCGCAAATCGTGTTGCATGGCCTCCGTCAGCTTGTCCAGCGTGATGGGCGTGTGGCTTAGTTTCTCTCCATAGCTCGGCTCTCTTGTATCGTGCTCCCCTCCCAAACTCGTCACCCCAACACCCTCGCCATTAGACGCCACCCCTCACCAAGACCTCCGTCGTTGCCCCTCCCTCGTCCACCACCCCTTCCTCAGCTACCAGATACACCGGATTCGAAGGCGGAAGGAGGGGCGACCGACCTTGATGGACAAGCGGAATCCGGTGGTCACCACCTTTGAATCCGGTGTATTTGGTAGCTGAGGGAGGGGTGGTGGACGGGGAGGGGCGACGATGGAGGTCTTGGCGAGGGGTGGCGGCCGATGGCAGGGGCAATGAGCTTGGGAGGGGAGCATGATGCAGGGGAGCCAAGCTATGGAGAGCTATGGAGAGGAGCCAAGCCGCACGCCCGCCACGCTGGACGAGTCGACGGAGGCCACGCAGCACGATCCGTGGCCATGTGGTGTACACGTGTGACGGTCAAAGCGACATGGATCCAAAGGGGTATCTAAAAACACTTCAAATTTGCAGGTGTAAAATGAACTGAAAGTTCTTGTGAATGGGTAAATGAAAACCCCCCTGTCACGCAAGTgagtttttgcaattttccctaATCAATATCAATTATAGGTCGTTAGCCCCTAGCATACACAAGATAACTGTTTCAATCAATTTAATTTAATATTCGATTAAAATGCTGCAACTGACGTCAATTGTTTATTTGCATTTTAATAACCATTCGTTAGCACAGAACTTAGGGTGAACTAATGCAAACCAATGTTGCTTTCTTGAAAAACAACCCATATTTGAAACTAAGAAAACCAATGAAAGGTAAAGGACATACACTCCAGAACTGCTACAATCCAAGGTTATAGAAATATATAATAGGTTAATCCATTTTCTGTGTTCAAATGAGTTAGCTTTTCCAAATAGCAAATGTATACAGTTTCCACATAAACAAGTATGTTTAAAAAACACAAATCATCCATTCACTCCTGGGTTTAGACTTGAGAACTGCAAAATACAATAGGCAAATGTGGGAGCAGCCCGTTAAAGCACGAGATAATTTATGAACTAATTGCAAGTAAAAATGGTTCATGCATGCGATCCCCAACTATAATTGGAACAGCTCCACCAAGCTAAACCATAGTATCACAATTAGAAATGCTCACATCTCGGGGCTAAGCATGATACTCCAACGCAATGATTTGCACAAAAACAGAGATAGCAGCCTAGGACAATCCAAATAGAGCAACAAATGCTGCACAGAATAAACTGGACAATGAGAACACACCTTGATTTCCTGCCTCACTGTATTGACAAGGAGCTGGTTGAACTCCCATGGTAGGTAACGCATCTGGACACCAGACACATTGCGCAGGTAGTAGTGGATGAAATCATTGCTCCCGATGGACACAAAGAACACCGACCTCCTGAACAGGTTGGCCACAGCCACCTCCCCGAGAGCCAGTGAGAGCTGCTCATATGTGTCCTCGACCTGCTGCACCTGCTGGGTCAGCGACACATGCATACCCTACAGCACAACCAAAATTGCAGTCAGCCCCACTGAATTAAGGGCCATACTGAAGTGAACAAACCACAATCAACAATAGAATGCCGTGGTCTGCACCAAGGATTGCGCGTTTTCCAAACAGATTCTCAACAACATCAGGACAATACTGCCAAATTGAACTTAACATGGATTTTTTGGGAGAGATGGGAGGACAGACCAGTTCAGAGCCACTACTGGAGATGATGCCGGCTGCGGCGGACGCATAGTTGACACCTTGGATCATTCCATCAATGTTGGTGAGGCCAGCACTGCCGACGCCCATGCGCATGTTCTGTTCAAGGTAGGGAGGCACGAAGGGGAGGCCCAGCCTCTCCGCTGCACGACGAAATCGAAACAAAGATCAATGACACAAGAACGATTCAAAACAAGAGAAGGTTTGAAGTAGTTCttcaaaaaaagagaaggtTGAGGAAATCGAGAAACAAGCCAAGGACAAACCAAAACCCACATCGGACATCTAAAATCCTCATCCGCCGCAACCTCAACGCACGGACTACTGGAATAGGGAGCCAGGGAACCAAAGGAGGCTGGGCGGAGCCTTACCGATGTAATCGACGGGGATGCGGCCGTTGGAGAATCGCCCGGTGGGGCGGCGCGTGTCGAAGTCGCGGCCGTAGGGCTCTCGGTCGGCGCGGGCGAGCGTGCCGAGGTAGTTGTTGGTGCCGACGTCGGCCGTGGAGTCGCCGATGACGAAGAGCGCCGGGACCAGCGGCGCGGACCGCAccgacggggacggggacggcgaGGAcagcgtggcggcggcggcggcggcggtggagtaGCAGCAGCGGGGAACGGAGACgaacaggaggaggaggacgatgaggGGCGAGCGAGGCGCCATTTCCGGCGCAGGcgcgcggtggcggtggcgagtTCGCGCGCTCGGCGGGTGGGAAAAAGTTGGGAGCGGCCGGTCGGGCGGAGCCGCTCGGCTCGGGGTGTGTGTGGACTTGGACAAGACGGTGGTGGACTCGGGTCGAGTCGGCTCACATATGCTGGTCGGGCTGGGCCGGTTGGCTACTGGGCCTCGTTTTGTGAACCAGGTCTGGTCCTGTCCGGTTCTGTATCTGAGGTGGGCAGAGCGGCTCTTGGTCGGATCTAGTTAGCGATTAGATCAGccgctcaaaaagaaaaataaagttaGAGGTTAGATCAGGTCTAGCAGAGGGCTAAGCAGCACGCCACGATTTCCTACATCATTTAGTCTAAAAAATCCTACATCATTGTATTGGCACCGAGCTGATAGAAATTCAGTCAAGAACTCTATGTTAGAATTTAGAGGGTTTTCTATTAAACTTTGAATTGGAGTCAACTTTGAATGGAGttaaatttcagaaattgaaaattggaaaaggaaaagaaaaaaaaaaggagagagatgaAGAGGCGATCACTGCTGGGCCACTACAAGCCCAATGAGGCCGAGAAGCCCATCACCACTAGGCGCACCTCCTCTTCCTTCCTAGAAAAGGGTTTCCTAGTGGTGAGCCACGGCCAGGTGCGCATACCCTCCACCCTAGCAGAGTACAACTCATTTGTGTGCCCAC
This genomic interval carries:
- the LOC133922261 gene encoding GDSL esterase/lipase 7-like, whose protein sequence is MAPRSPLIVLLLLFVSVPRCCYSTAAAAAATLSSPSPSPSVRSAPLVPALFVIGDSTADVGTNNYLGTLARADREPYGRDFDTRRPTGRFSNGRIPVDYIAERLGLPFVPPYLEQNMRMGVGSAGLTNIDGMIQGVNYASAAAGIISSSGSELGMHVSLTQQVQQVEDTYEQLSLALGEVAVANLFRRSVFFVSIGSNDFIHYYLRNVSGVQMRYLPWEFNQLLVNTVRQEIKNLYNINVRKVILMGLPPVGCTPHFLEEYGSQNGECIDYINNVVIEFNYALRHMSSEFIHQHTDSMISYCDTFEGSVDILNNRDHYGFVTTTDACCGLGKYGGLFMCVLPQMACSDASSHVWWDEFHPTDAVNRILADNVWSGQHTKMCYPMDLQEMVKLKL